One genomic region from Stackebrandtia nassauensis DSM 44728 encodes:
- a CDS encoding glutathione S-transferase family protein, translating to MVENNHAVDESGEFQRSRSHFADRITADGSSGWPVEPGRYRLIVSRACPWAHRMLIVRKLLGLEDVISLGVADPIQDELSWRFTLDPGDIDPVLKIAYLGDAYRAREPEYDGGVSVPAIVDIPSGKLVTNDYLQMTLDLSTQWTAYHREGAPDLYPEGMRDEIDAVIEPIFKEFNNGVYRAGFATSQEKYEAAYRDVFGRLDALEERLSTRRFLMGDAITEADIRLFTTLVRFDAVYHGHFKCNRNKLTEMPVLWAYARDLYQTPGFGETVDFDHIKRHYYVVHSDINPTGIVPVGPDASGWSTPHGRESLTN from the coding sequence ATGGTCGAGAACAACCACGCCGTGGACGAGTCCGGCGAGTTCCAGCGCTCCCGCAGTCACTTCGCCGACCGGATCACCGCGGACGGTTCCTCGGGTTGGCCGGTGGAGCCGGGCCGGTACCGGTTGATCGTGTCGCGCGCCTGTCCGTGGGCGCACCGGATGCTGATCGTGCGGAAGCTCTTGGGCTTGGAGGACGTGATCTCGCTGGGGGTGGCCGACCCGATCCAGGACGAGCTGAGCTGGCGGTTCACCCTCGATCCCGGTGACATCGACCCGGTGCTGAAGATCGCGTACCTGGGCGACGCCTACCGGGCCCGGGAACCGGAGTACGACGGCGGCGTCAGCGTCCCGGCCATTGTCGACATTCCCAGCGGGAAGCTCGTCACCAACGACTACCTCCAGATGACACTCGACCTGTCGACACAGTGGACCGCGTATCACCGCGAGGGCGCGCCCGACCTGTATCCCGAGGGGATGCGCGACGAGATCGACGCCGTCATCGAGCCGATCTTCAAGGAGTTCAACAACGGCGTCTACCGCGCCGGATTCGCCACCTCGCAGGAGAAGTACGAGGCCGCCTACCGCGACGTCTTCGGTCGGCTCGACGCCCTTGAGGAGCGGTTGAGCACCCGCCGGTTCCTGATGGGCGACGCCATCACCGAGGCCGACATCCGGTTGTTCACGACGCTGGTGCGCTTCGACGCGGTCTACCATGGACATTTCAAGTGCAACCGCAACAAGCTCACCGAGATGCCGGTGCTGTGGGCCTACGCCCGGGATCTGTACCAGACGCCCGGTTTCGGCGAGACCGTCGACTTCGATCACATCAAGCGGCACTACTACGTGGTCCACTCCGACATCAACCCGACCGGGATCGTGCCGGTGGGGCCCGACGCGTCCGGATGGTCGACTCCGCACGGCAGGGAATCGCTTACAAATTGA
- a CDS encoding S8 family peptidase: MRRILAVTLAVTALTAAWAVPAQAEPAPLVKITKAQGEKVPGQYIVSFKSDSGVNSAVKSLNKKPLFTYDDALDGFAAKLSAGELSALQHNPNVAMIEEDGVVKVDTTQSNATWGIDRIDQRNLPLSTTYTYNSTGSGVTAYIIDTGIAATHSQFGGRASNVYNSAGGSNSDCNGHGTHVAGTVGSATYGVAKGVALRGVKVLNCQGSGSWSGVISGMDWVTANHAANSVANMSLGGAYNASVNAAATRMANAGVFTAVAAGNENTNACNRSPASASNVTTVAASDRTDTKASFSNYGNCVEVYGPGVSITSTWLTGTNTISGTSMASPHVAGVGALYKAVNGNVSSATVNSWIASNATSGVIKSNPSGTPNRLVYKANL, encoded by the coding sequence ATGCGAAGAATACTCGCCGTCACCCTTGCCGTAACCGCCCTGACAGCCGCTTGGGCAGTGCCCGCCCAAGCGGAACCGGCGCCACTGGTGAAGATCACCAAGGCGCAAGGCGAGAAGGTGCCCGGTCAGTACATCGTCAGTTTCAAGTCCGACTCCGGCGTCAACTCAGCGGTCAAATCGCTGAACAAGAAGCCGCTGTTCACCTACGACGACGCGCTCGACGGTTTCGCCGCCAAGCTGTCGGCCGGTGAACTGTCCGCCCTGCAACACAACCCGAACGTCGCCATGATCGAAGAGGACGGCGTCGTCAAGGTCGACACCACCCAGTCCAACGCGACCTGGGGCATCGACCGCATCGACCAGCGGAACCTTCCACTGTCGACCACGTACACGTACAACTCCACCGGTAGCGGCGTCACCGCCTACATCATCGACACCGGCATAGCGGCCACCCACAGCCAGTTCGGCGGCCGCGCCAGCAACGTCTACAACTCCGCCGGTGGCAGCAACTCCGACTGCAACGGCCACGGCACCCACGTCGCCGGTACGGTCGGCTCGGCCACCTACGGTGTCGCCAAGGGCGTTGCCCTGCGCGGCGTCAAGGTGCTCAACTGCCAGGGCAGCGGCAGCTGGTCCGGCGTCATCTCCGGCATGGACTGGGTGACCGCCAACCACGCGGCCAACTCGGTGGCCAACATGTCCCTGGGCGGCGCCTACAACGCCTCCGTCAACGCGGCCGCCACCCGCATGGCCAACGCCGGTGTCTTCACCGCGGTGGCCGCGGGCAACGAGAACACCAACGCCTGCAACAGGTCCCCGGCCAGCGCGTCCAACGTGACCACCGTGGCGGCCAGCGACCGCACCGACACCAAGGCGTCGTTCAGCAACTACGGCAACTGCGTCGAGGTCTACGGCCCCGGCGTGAGCATCACCTCCACGTGGCTCACCGGCACCAACACCATCAGCGGCACCTCGATGGCGTCGCCCCACGTGGCCGGTGTCGGCGCGCTCTACAAGGCCGTGAACGGCAACGTCTCCTCGGCGACGGTCAACTCCTGGATCGCCAGCAACGCCACCTCCGGAGTCATCAAGTCCAACCCCTCGGGAACCCCGAACCGCCTCGTTTACAAGGCGAACCTGTAA
- a CDS encoding M91 family zinc metallopeptidase, with the protein MPEPHINVDTRYWNLEGNPGKLEKAATAWRELAKVGKTSADNVETASNDLVNGKWAGDCRDSFAEHRKTLIGSLDGADTRAGEIAGHLDGIAALQRKFQGFLTEALGKITGAVPNMCGANPPPGGSILTFMPENPEQSKAVLDSVEKAKKIRKSYDDELGPYAGKFDESKTKWEKDSKAWEAIVENQADPFTVPPEADKTSVIMVDGKAVVNTGSGNDKVNVTTDKDGNVKVEVNGVVQTFPPGTPVVVRGGEGNDVITVDKNTKVNLTLLGGDGNDRVHSAGGADTIVSGHGKDDVYAGEGNDYVSSGSGIDYVDGQDGNDDIGGGTGNDTLYGLGGDDYINGGEDADYLEGAKGNDTIDGGTGPDIISGGKGDDTLRGGGTGTDYDGYDPSKPERGDVFYGGEGKDDVTAGSGKSDAYIQDGDSTHNVDKTVTVEISDAGGFIKFEGSDEFKERMQADLDMMRSSPTAQQMLEGLESKRDPNFWGGEHSLTIVEQSAAQDGGSAESGDESIWGNKDSKINMNPGYTPNYYDGRSSTVLYHEMAHVYDFWNNGFDDTPYHGDPNGQNKGTEQGERTAVGLEVDHDHDSNTPDKRDDTHPWELTENALRDEYNLPKREEY; encoded by the coding sequence GTGCCCGAGCCCCACATCAACGTCGACACGCGCTACTGGAACCTGGAAGGCAACCCCGGGAAACTGGAGAAGGCCGCCACCGCCTGGCGCGAACTCGCCAAGGTAGGCAAGACCTCTGCGGACAACGTCGAGACCGCCTCCAACGACCTCGTCAACGGCAAATGGGCCGGTGACTGCCGCGACTCGTTCGCCGAGCACCGCAAGACCCTGATCGGCTCGCTCGACGGCGCCGACACCCGCGCCGGTGAGATCGCCGGTCACCTGGACGGCATCGCCGCGTTGCAGCGCAAGTTCCAGGGTTTCCTGACCGAGGCGCTGGGCAAGATCACCGGCGCCGTGCCCAACATGTGCGGGGCGAACCCGCCGCCGGGCGGCTCGATCCTCACCTTCATGCCCGAGAACCCCGAACAGTCCAAGGCGGTCCTGGACTCGGTGGAGAAGGCCAAGAAGATCCGCAAGTCCTATGACGACGAACTGGGCCCGTACGCCGGGAAGTTCGACGAGTCCAAGACCAAATGGGAGAAGGACTCCAAGGCCTGGGAAGCCATCGTCGAGAACCAGGCCGACCCGTTCACGGTGCCGCCGGAGGCCGACAAGACCTCGGTGATCATGGTGGACGGTAAGGCGGTCGTCAACACCGGTTCCGGCAACGACAAGGTCAACGTCACCACCGACAAGGACGGCAACGTCAAGGTCGAGGTCAACGGCGTCGTGCAGACCTTCCCGCCGGGCACCCCGGTGGTGGTGCGCGGTGGCGAGGGCAACGACGTCATCACCGTCGACAAGAACACCAAGGTCAACCTGACGCTTTTGGGCGGCGACGGCAACGACCGGGTCCACAGTGCCGGAGGCGCCGACACCATCGTGTCCGGTCACGGCAAGGACGACGTGTACGCCGGTGAGGGCAACGACTACGTGTCCAGCGGTTCCGGAATCGACTATGTGGACGGCCAGGACGGCAACGACGACATCGGCGGCGGCACCGGCAACGACACCCTCTACGGCCTGGGCGGCGACGACTACATCAACGGCGGTGAGGACGCCGACTACCTCGAAGGCGCCAAGGGCAACGACACCATCGACGGCGGCACCGGCCCCGACATCATCTCCGGCGGCAAGGGCGACGACACGCTGCGCGGCGGCGGCACCGGCACCGACTACGACGGTTACGACCCCAGCAAACCCGAACGCGGCGACGTGTTCTACGGCGGCGAGGGCAAGGACGACGTCACCGCCGGTTCCGGCAAGAGCGACGCGTACATCCAGGACGGCGACTCCACCCACAACGTGGACAAGACCGTCACCGTCGAGATCAGCGACGCCGGTGGCTTCATCAAGTTCGAGGGCTCCGACGAGTTCAAGGAGCGGATGCAGGCCGACCTGGACATGATGCGCTCCTCGCCGACCGCCCAGCAGATGCTGGAAGGCCTGGAGTCCAAGCGCGACCCGAACTTCTGGGGCGGCGAGCACTCACTGACCATCGTGGAACAGAGCGCGGCCCAGGACGGCGGCAGCGCCGAGTCCGGCGACGAGAGCATCTGGGGCAACAAGGACTCCAAGATCAACATGAACCCGGGCTACACCCCGAACTACTACGACGGCCGTTCGTCCACGGTGCTGTACCACGAGATGGCGCACGTGTACGACTTCTGGAACAACGGCTTCGACGACACCCCGTACCACGGCGACCCCAACGGCCAGAACAAGGGAACCGAACAGGGCGAGCGCACGGCGGTGGGCCTGGAGGTCGACCACGACCACGACTCCAACACCCCCGACAAACGCGACGACACCCACCCGTGGGAACTCACCGAGAACGCGCTGCGGGACGAGTACAACCTCCCCAAGCGCGAGGAATACTGA
- a CDS encoding type VII secretion target, which produces MAKEVRANPTDLARLAEAFLTESKDLFGALKTARGEISLGGDVFGNADAAAKVQAAYTGAIEAAGTDVERLIAVCEEDMESLYQVAFAYQYTDQNNGQTIDNVDDNNPLTP; this is translated from the coding sequence GTGGCAAAAGAAGTACGCGCTAACCCAACTGACCTGGCCCGGCTCGCCGAGGCCTTCCTCACCGAGTCCAAGGATCTCTTCGGCGCGCTGAAGACCGCCCGCGGCGAGATCTCGCTGGGCGGAGACGTCTTCGGCAACGCCGACGCGGCGGCCAAGGTGCAGGCCGCCTACACCGGCGCCATCGAAGCGGCCGGTACCGACGTGGAACGTCTCATCGCGGTGTGCGAAGAGGACATGGAGAGCCTGTATCAGGTCGCGTTCGCCTACCAGTACACCGACCAGAACAACGGCCAGACGATCGACAACGTCGACGACAACAACCCGCTGACTCCCTGA
- the serA gene encoding phosphoglycerate dehydrogenase, with translation MTTPVRPVVVIADKLADSAVAALGGDFDVRVIDGTDIPTLHSALADADAVIVRSASRIDAAALAAAPKLQVVARAGVGLDNVDINVATERGVMVVNAPTSNIVSAAEQAVALLLATARNTTIADASLKRGEWKRSQFTGVELAGKTVGVVGLGKIGQLFAARMAAFDTNLIAYDPYVQPARAAQMGIQLVSLDDLLLRSDFISIHLPKTPETIGLIGKDELDKVKPGVRIVNAARGGLIDEAALAAALADGRVAGAGIDVFATEPCTDSPLFALDNVVVTPHLGASTREAQDNAGLQVVKSVKLALAGEFVPDAVNVKAGSGVAEDVRPLLPLAERLGRLFTAIAEGPAQSVTVEVRGEVIDSDVSVLQLAATKGLFVDVADQVTYVNAPLLAADKGIDVGLFTSAESPEFHNQVTVRGALADGRAVSVSGTVTQGPREVRKLTEIDGYDVEIDAEGPLLIMRYTDRPGIVGLIGGSLGDESINIGAMQVSRREAGGEALMIVATDAEVPADLLTKLAGTVGATSASAVTLTD, from the coding sequence ATGACCACGCCCGTCCGTCCCGTCGTCGTCATCGCCGACAAGCTCGCCGACAGCGCCGTGGCCGCCCTCGGGGGCGACTTCGACGTTCGTGTCATCGACGGCACCGACATCCCGACGCTGCACTCCGCGCTGGCCGACGCCGACGCCGTGATCGTGCGCAGTGCGTCCCGTATCGACGCCGCCGCCCTGGCCGCCGCTCCGAAGCTTCAGGTGGTCGCTCGCGCGGGCGTTGGCCTGGACAATGTGGACATCAACGTGGCCACCGAGCGCGGCGTGATGGTTGTGAACGCTCCCACGTCGAACATCGTGTCGGCCGCCGAGCAGGCCGTGGCGCTGTTGCTGGCCACCGCCCGCAACACGACCATCGCCGACGCCTCGCTGAAGCGCGGCGAGTGGAAGCGGTCGCAGTTCACCGGCGTCGAGCTGGCCGGGAAGACCGTCGGCGTGGTGGGCCTGGGCAAGATCGGGCAGCTGTTCGCGGCCCGCATGGCCGCCTTCGACACCAACCTCATCGCCTACGACCCCTACGTGCAGCCCGCCCGGGCCGCCCAGATGGGGATCCAGCTGGTGAGCCTGGACGACCTGCTGCTGCGCAGTGACTTCATCTCGATCCACCTGCCCAAGACGCCCGAGACCATCGGCCTGATCGGCAAGGACGAGCTGGACAAGGTCAAGCCGGGCGTGCGGATCGTCAACGCCGCCCGTGGTGGCCTCATCGACGAGGCCGCGCTGGCCGCGGCGCTGGCCGACGGCCGGGTGGCCGGGGCCGGTATCGACGTGTTCGCCACCGAGCCGTGCACCGACTCGCCGCTGTTCGCGCTGGACAACGTGGTCGTCACCCCGCACCTGGGTGCCTCGACCCGGGAGGCGCAGGACAACGCCGGTCTCCAGGTCGTCAAGAGCGTGAAACTGGCGCTGGCGGGCGAGTTCGTGCCCGACGCCGTGAACGTCAAGGCCGGAAGCGGGGTCGCCGAGGACGTGCGGCCGCTGCTGCCGCTGGCCGAGCGGCTGGGACGCCTGTTCACCGCGATCGCCGAGGGCCCGGCCCAGTCGGTGACCGTCGAGGTGCGCGGCGAAGTGATCGACTCCGACGTGTCGGTGTTGCAGCTGGCCGCCACCAAGGGACTGTTCGTGGACGTCGCCGACCAGGTGACCTACGTCAACGCGCCGCTGCTGGCCGCCGACAAGGGGATCGACGTCGGGCTGTTCACCTCCGCCGAGAGCCCCGAGTTCCACAACCAGGTGACCGTGCGCGGTGCGCTGGCCGACGGCCGGGCGGTGTCGGTGTCGGGCACCGTGACCCAGGGGCCGCGTGAGGTTCGCAAGCTCACCGAGATCGACGGGTACGACGTCGAGATCGACGCCGAGGGACCGCTGTTGATCATGCGTTACACCGACCGGCCCGGCATCGTGGGTCTCATCGGTGGTTCGCTGGGCGACGAGTCGATCAACATCGGCGCGATGCAGGTGTCGCGGCGCGAGGCCGGGGGCGAGGCGCTGATGATCGTCGCCACCGACGCCGAGGTGCCCGCGGACCTGTTGACCAAGCTGGCCGGAACCGTCGGGGCCACCTCCGCCAGCGCGGTTACTCTCACGGATTAG
- a CDS encoding cytochrome P450, with amino-acid sequence MTGRSTPLTALPMTRAEGRPFDPPPLLARLRDEAPLRRLTYADGHQGWLATGHEEVRTLLGDNRISPRPDLIHLPFELEGITTLPAPAPGAVNQLDGPDHARLRQPLVGWFTVRRMRQLTHQVETLVADLLDDMADRGPDVDLVDEFAYPLPVTVVCDLLGVPESDRATFRDLVTTSGRSDLPIPDRLAANEQLGGYVGELVAAKRARPADDIISALTETDLDDTDVVGLSAFLISAGFDTTANMLALGTMALLEHPSQLAAWRADPGITNTAVEELMRYLSIVHTTVHSAVDDIEIAGQTIKAGDSVTLSFMAANRDPRKFPDPDRLDLRRNATGHLGFTHGAHACLGQQLARVEMRAAFPALLRRFPNLRLNIAIEDVPLRDPLILVYGLDRLPVTLT; translated from the coding sequence ATGACCGGGCGATCGACACCGCTGACCGCACTGCCCATGACCCGCGCCGAGGGCCGCCCCTTCGACCCGCCCCCGCTCCTGGCGCGGCTGCGCGACGAGGCCCCGCTCCGTCGACTGACCTACGCGGACGGCCATCAAGGTTGGCTGGCCACCGGACACGAGGAGGTGCGCACCCTCTTGGGCGACAACCGGATCAGCCCGAGACCCGACCTGATCCACCTCCCCTTCGAACTGGAGGGCATCACCACCCTCCCGGCTCCGGCACCCGGCGCCGTCAACCAACTCGACGGCCCCGACCACGCCCGGTTGCGTCAACCGCTGGTCGGCTGGTTCACCGTGCGCCGGATGCGGCAACTGACCCACCAGGTCGAAACCCTCGTGGCCGACCTGTTGGACGACATGGCCGACCGTGGCCCCGACGTCGACCTGGTCGACGAGTTCGCCTACCCGCTGCCCGTCACCGTGGTGTGCGATCTGCTGGGAGTCCCCGAATCCGACCGCGCGACCTTCCGCGATCTGGTCACCACCAGCGGCCGCTCAGACCTGCCGATCCCGGACCGCTTGGCGGCCAACGAACAGCTCGGCGGCTACGTCGGCGAACTCGTCGCCGCCAAACGCGCCAGACCCGCCGACGACATCATCAGCGCGCTGACCGAAACCGATCTCGACGACACCGACGTCGTCGGCCTGTCGGCGTTCCTTATATCGGCGGGATTCGACACCACGGCCAACATGCTGGCACTGGGAACGATGGCGCTGCTGGAACACCCGTCCCAGCTCGCCGCCTGGCGCGCTGACCCCGGCATCACGAACACCGCCGTCGAAGAGTTGATGCGCTATCTGTCCATAGTCCACACCACCGTCCATTCCGCCGTCGACGACATCGAGATCGCGGGGCAGACCATCAAGGCCGGGGACTCCGTCACCCTGTCCTTCATGGCGGCCAACCGTGACCCCCGCAAGTTCCCCGACCCCGACCGGCTCGACCTTCGCCGCAACGCCACCGGCCACCTCGGCTTCACCCACGGGGCCCACGCGTGTCTCGGCCAGCAACTGGCCCGCGTCGAGATGCGCGCCGCGTTCCCGGCCCTGCTGCGACGATTCCCGAACCTGCGGCTGAACATCGCGATCGAGGACGTCCCGCTGCGGGATCCGCTGATCCTGGTCTACGGCCTGGACCGCCTCCCCGTCACGCTCACCTGA